A stretch of Desulfotalea psychrophila LSv54 DNA encodes these proteins:
- the ppk1 gene encoding polyphosphate kinase 1 has product MNREVMWLKFNGRVLAEAMDSRNPLLARVFFFAVVDSNLDEFFMKRIGRLKQQVSAGVKTLSVDALLPQEQIDVCTPLIQDIIKRQYTLGRELQAGLASEGIVVASYAGLPREQRAWLDNFFIDQVFPLLTPQGVDPAHPFPFISNLSINLLISVRYPGSEHVYRNRVKMPVNEVIPRFVRVGSDDVYIPLEDLVSNNLQMLLPGMEIDSVDVFRVTRNAMTGPSGGQVNDLLHMIESALRERKFAEIVRLEVGRGISSLNRGMLAAELGIDEEKDVVELDDLLGKGSLMEIAKIDRDQLHFSPHHLVNNPDLIEDDPNIFHVLREKKAVLLQHPYESFETSVERFLDEASQDPKVLAIKMTLYRTANDSRIIEYLIEASQNGKQVAVVMELKARFDESANIRWAGYLEQAGIHVTYGVLGLKTHSKVIFVVRKDYDGIRRYAHIGTGNYHSGTARGYCDLGLLTCDPDIVSDLTEFFNYLTTGYTPIRRYKKLLPSPRILKKALLSKINREIAVQEKGGVGLIQLKTNALEDRDLTEALYRASQAGVHVDLIVRDSCRLRPGIEGLSENVRVISIVGRFLEHSRLFYFRNNGAEEYYIGSADLMTRNLERRVEACVPVELPHLQAQLREILDLQLANSRNVWEMDSGGNYLQRTTKGKKKSETLSVHQLLIDSAEKRDAAGKLKLAKKRSQKQIKIRSRSSPSSER; this is encoded by the coding sequence CTGAATCGTGAAGTTATGTGGCTTAAATTTAATGGCAGGGTCCTTGCTGAGGCCATGGATTCCCGTAATCCTCTGTTGGCAAGGGTGTTCTTTTTTGCCGTGGTTGATTCGAATCTGGATGAGTTTTTTATGAAGCGCATTGGTCGGTTGAAGCAGCAGGTCAGCGCCGGGGTAAAGACCCTTAGTGTTGATGCTCTCCTGCCTCAGGAACAGATTGATGTCTGTACCCCACTTATCCAGGATATAATAAAGAGGCAGTATACTCTGGGGCGTGAACTTCAGGCGGGACTGGCCAGTGAAGGGATTGTTGTTGCCAGTTATGCAGGGCTTCCTCGCGAACAACGTGCCTGGTTGGATAATTTTTTTATCGATCAGGTTTTTCCTCTCTTGACTCCTCAGGGAGTTGATCCCGCTCACCCTTTTCCTTTTATCTCTAACCTTTCCATAAATCTATTGATTAGTGTCCGTTATCCGGGCAGTGAACATGTCTATCGTAATCGGGTAAAGATGCCGGTCAATGAGGTGATCCCTCGTTTCGTTAGAGTTGGTAGTGATGATGTTTATATCCCCCTTGAGGATCTGGTCAGTAATAACCTGCAAATGCTTCTGCCCGGTATGGAGATAGACAGTGTTGATGTCTTTCGCGTTACTAGAAATGCTATGACAGGGCCGAGTGGGGGGCAGGTAAATGATCTTTTGCATATGATTGAGTCTGCTCTGCGCGAGAGGAAATTTGCCGAGATTGTCCGTCTGGAAGTGGGGCGGGGGATCAGTTCTCTAAATCGGGGGATGCTTGCCGCTGAGCTGGGGATTGACGAGGAAAAAGATGTTGTTGAGTTGGATGATCTGCTGGGTAAGGGATCACTGATGGAAATTGCTAAAATAGATAGAGATCAGCTTCATTTTTCTCCGCATCATTTGGTTAATAACCCTGATCTCATAGAGGACGATCCAAATATTTTTCATGTACTGCGGGAGAAGAAGGCTGTTTTACTTCAGCATCCCTATGAATCGTTTGAAACATCCGTTGAGCGTTTTCTGGATGAGGCGAGTCAGGATCCCAAGGTATTGGCCATAAAGATGACCCTCTATCGTACGGCAAATGACTCCAGAATTATTGAGTATTTAATAGAGGCATCGCAGAATGGTAAGCAGGTTGCGGTGGTGATGGAACTCAAGGCACGATTTGATGAGTCAGCCAATATTAGATGGGCGGGTTATTTAGAGCAGGCAGGGATCCATGTGACCTATGGTGTTCTTGGGCTGAAGACACACTCTAAGGTGATCTTTGTGGTGCGTAAAGATTATGATGGGATTCGTCGTTATGCTCACATCGGTACGGGTAATTATCATTCGGGAACGGCAAGAGGCTACTGTGATCTTGGTTTGTTGACCTGCGATCCTGATATCGTCTCTGATCTTACCGAGTTTTTTAATTATCTGACCACGGGCTATACCCCTATCCGTCGTTATAAAAAGCTCCTGCCCTCCCCCCGGATTCTCAAGAAGGCATTGCTCTCAAAGATTAACAGAGAGATTGCCGTTCAGGAGAAGGGAGGCGTGGGGCTTATTCAGTTGAAAACCAACGCTCTGGAAGACCGTGACCTGACAGAGGCGCTCTATAGGGCCTCGCAGGCAGGGGTGCATGTTGATCTCATTGTTCGGGATTCATGTCGTCTCCGCCCCGGAATTGAGGGGCTTTCTGAAAATGTTCGGGTGATCTCTATTGTGGGGAGGTTTCTGGAGCATAGCCGACTTTTTTATTTTAGAAATAACGGCGCGGAAGAGTACTATATTGGCTCTGCAGATCTCATGACCAGGAATTTGGAGAGGCGGGTGGAGGCCTGTGTGCCCGTAGAACTTCCTCACCTTCAGGCGCAGTTGCGGGAGATTCTTGATCTACAGTTGGCTAATAGTAGGAATGTCTGGGAGATGGACTCCGGGGGTAACTATCTGCAGAGGACAACCAAGGGCAAGAAAAAATCAGAGACGCTTTCTGTGCATCAGCTCTTGATTGATAGCGCGGAAAAACGGGACGCCGCAGGTAAGCTTAAGTTGGCCAAGAAGCGTAGCCAAAAACAGATAAAAATTAGATCCAGATCGTCCCCTTCTTCGGAGAGGTGA
- a CDS encoding TIGR01777 family oxidoreductase encodes MTDKRNKLQKKSIYPVDAQYIYAWHARPGALERLIPPWQEAQVLERSGGLGRGGKTTIRMRIASIAFTVKAEHLQAIPGKMFEDRQTEGPFSLWQHRHLFQNEENGASMEDLVQYRLPVHEFLPSFVHGAVKKELTRTFTYRHEILRHDLARHQRYSWPPLRILISGASGTLGRELVPFLESGGHRVFRLVRRGVEGDKEIYWNPALGEIDSNAIPEIDAIIHLAGEQIGLSRWSRGKKERVLRSRKNGTRLLCAAMAKLPRPPQVFLSASATGYYGDSPEQNLSEEQEAGSDFISQVCKVWEKEAAQAEITGIRTAMLRMGVTLSHRGGALKRLLQIGKIALPRSFGNGRQYTSWIDINDMLAAILHCLVCPEIRGPINIVSPQPVRNEELLATIAQIKKRPLLPRVPASFLTFLYGEMAREIALANCHVSSKKLVESGFCFQYPELKKSLKIQLGRYR; translated from the coding sequence ATGACAGACAAACGAAATAAACTACAAAAAAAATCTATCTACCCCGTGGATGCTCAATATATATATGCCTGGCATGCCAGACCGGGAGCGCTTGAACGCCTCATCCCCCCCTGGCAGGAGGCACAGGTACTCGAACGAAGTGGAGGCTTAGGCAGGGGAGGCAAGACCACCATACGCATGCGCATAGCCTCCATAGCCTTTACCGTCAAAGCAGAGCATCTGCAGGCCATACCAGGGAAAATGTTTGAGGATAGACAGACGGAGGGACCCTTTTCCCTCTGGCAGCACAGACACCTCTTTCAAAATGAGGAAAACGGCGCCAGCATGGAAGACCTGGTGCAGTACCGCCTGCCCGTCCATGAATTCCTCCCCTCATTTGTCCATGGGGCGGTAAAAAAAGAGCTGACAAGAACCTTCACCTACCGCCATGAAATTCTTCGACACGACCTGGCAAGACACCAAAGGTATAGCTGGCCACCTCTACGCATCCTCATCAGCGGAGCTAGCGGAACACTAGGGCGCGAGCTGGTACCCTTTCTGGAGAGTGGCGGACACCGGGTATTCAGACTTGTAAGAAGAGGAGTAGAGGGAGACAAGGAGATCTACTGGAACCCTGCCCTGGGAGAAATTGACAGCAATGCCATTCCAGAAATAGATGCCATTATCCATCTTGCTGGCGAACAAATTGGTCTGAGCCGCTGGAGCAGGGGAAAAAAAGAGAGGGTCCTCAGGAGCAGAAAAAATGGCACCCGCTTACTCTGTGCAGCTATGGCCAAACTCCCACGGCCGCCACAGGTATTCCTCTCTGCCTCGGCCACGGGCTACTATGGTGACAGTCCCGAGCAAAACCTCTCGGAAGAACAAGAGGCCGGCTCAGATTTTATCTCCCAGGTATGCAAGGTCTGGGAGAAAGAGGCCGCTCAGGCAGAGATCACCGGCATCCGCACGGCCATGTTACGAATGGGAGTGACCCTGAGCCACCGCGGCGGTGCCCTCAAAAGGCTCTTGCAAATCGGCAAAATAGCCCTACCAAGAAGCTTTGGTAACGGCCGCCAGTACACCAGTTGGATAGACATCAACGATATGCTAGCGGCAATCCTCCACTGCCTTGTCTGCCCGGAGATCAGAGGACCGATAAATATCGTTTCCCCACAGCCGGTGAGAAATGAGGAGCTACTTGCCACCATTGCCCAAATAAAAAAACGCCCCCTTCTCCCCAGGGTGCCCGCCAGCTTTCTCACGTTTTTGTACGGCGAGATGGCCAGAGAGATTGCCCTGGCAAATTGCCATGTATCAAGTAAGAAACTGGTAGAGTCAGGATTTTGCTTTCAATACCCTGAACTCAAAAAGAGTTTGAAAATTCAACTGGGACGGTACAGATGA
- a CDS encoding PAS domain-containing sensor histidine kinase, with protein sequence MTAIVSVRARFFTGSIGAVAVFLIAFLSFYYDSVQKNVAEINAHASVIANEVWAVDRGGVGGYLALISRLDSYRSISVVGPDGIVFASATGQPLSHWAEILFASHLLLVKEMRTEILHQGVPIGTLVAEKYIRILGPGFLIFLFSLILATIFVFAHDLVVTRRFLQKRLFFKMEKLDESERRFEELVNSLPEMVLETDLAGHIIYCNYIAESRFGLAGRDKALYFGLFIEEQREQLEERFRLALRGQDIGLRKLQAKDCDGRVFPLLVRCSPCYREGVAVGMRVLGIDISERVALRRRIEHGRRMEELGLMTGGAAHELKNILSGVVGYSDLLLIELASDAKERSVVAAIKTAGLQAANLVSDLLTVVRGGGGLFRQNRDINIILGEYFSSAECLRLRDGNSHVHYSLQLAREPLWISCSEEHILKIVMNLLVNATEAIEGTGAVQIKTSIEECTQPFFCQNMSMAEGTYVCLQVQDDGILDESRRHIFEPFYSKRVQGKNGTGLGMALVWSVVADHDAGIRISRADLGGKIEVFFPLVVAGTGDTSLIMGTDAEPSCGNGEVILVVDDEIGQCELAMKMLSFLNYSVHCATSSEQALSCLDRHRVDLLLLDMGPGIDGREICARVFANSPEQKTIITTGHGGIDDMEDLQGLEISGVVGKPYSVGNMASVVSAALASCRNE encoded by the coding sequence ATGACTGCGATTGTGAGTGTGAGAGCCCGTTTTTTTACGGGTAGTATAGGTGCCGTTGCTGTTTTTCTCATCGCCTTCTTGTCTTTTTATTATGATAGCGTTCAGAAAAATGTGGCCGAAATAAATGCTCATGCCTCCGTTATTGCCAATGAGGTTTGGGCCGTTGATCGTGGTGGTGTAGGTGGCTATCTTGCTTTGATCAGTCGTCTTGACTCCTATCGATCTATTTCCGTTGTGGGACCCGATGGTATCGTGTTCGCGTCGGCAACGGGTCAGCCACTGAGTCACTGGGCAGAGATACTTTTTGCCTCTCATCTCCTTCTTGTTAAAGAGATGAGGACAGAAATTCTTCATCAGGGAGTACCTATTGGCACTCTGGTGGCCGAAAAATATATTCGTATTTTAGGACCAGGTTTTCTTATTTTTCTTTTTTCCCTTATCCTGGCAACCATCTTTGTCTTTGCACATGATTTGGTTGTGACCAGACGTTTTCTGCAAAAGCGGCTGTTCTTTAAGATGGAGAAGCTCGATGAGAGCGAACGCCGTTTTGAGGAGTTGGTTAATTCTTTGCCGGAAATGGTTTTGGAAACGGATTTGGCAGGCCATATTATCTACTGTAATTATATTGCCGAGAGCAGGTTCGGTCTTGCTGGTCGTGATAAAGCCTTGTACTTTGGCCTCTTTATAGAGGAGCAAAGAGAGCAGCTTGAGGAGCGTTTTCGGTTAGCTCTTCGTGGTCAGGATATTGGCCTGCGTAAGTTGCAGGCCAAGGATTGTGATGGCAGAGTCTTTCCCCTGTTGGTGCGTTGTTCTCCTTGTTATCGAGAAGGTGTTGCCGTGGGCATGCGGGTCTTAGGTATAGACATAAGTGAAAGAGTAGCCCTGCGAAGGCGGATCGAGCATGGACGTCGTATGGAAGAGTTGGGTCTGATGACGGGAGGTGCTGCCCATGAGCTTAAGAATATACTCTCGGGAGTGGTGGGCTATTCTGATCTACTCTTAATTGAACTGGCAAGCGATGCAAAAGAGCGTAGTGTGGTGGCTGCGATCAAAACAGCAGGCTTGCAGGCAGCAAATCTTGTCTCTGATCTTCTCACCGTGGTTCGGGGCGGAGGTGGTTTGTTTCGACAAAACAGGGATATAAATATTATCTTGGGGGAGTATTTCTCTTCTGCTGAATGTCTGCGACTACGCGATGGAAATTCTCACGTCCATTATAGTTTGCAACTTGCCCGTGAGCCACTCTGGATATCTTGCTCAGAGGAGCATATTCTTAAAATTGTGATGAATTTACTGGTGAATGCCACCGAAGCAATTGAAGGTACTGGTGCTGTGCAGATAAAGACCTCTATCGAGGAGTGTACCCAACCATTTTTCTGTCAAAATATGTCTATGGCGGAGGGGACCTATGTTTGTCTGCAGGTGCAGGATGATGGTATTTTGGATGAGTCTCGCAGGCATATTTTTGAGCCCTTCTATAGCAAGAGGGTGCAGGGAAAAAATGGTACGGGGCTAGGTATGGCCCTTGTCTGGAGTGTTGTTGCTGATCATGATGCGGGTATTCGTATCAGCCGGGCCGATTTAGGTGGCAAAATAGAGGTCTTTTTCCCATTAGTAGTGGCAGGGACAGGGGATACTTCTCTGATTATGGGCACCGATGCTGAACCATCTTGTGGAAATGGTGAGGTGATTTTGGTGGTGGATGATGAGATAGGGCAGTGTGAGTTGGCGATGAAGATGCTTTCATTTCTTAACTACTCTGTGCACTGTGCGACTTCCTCTGAGCAGGCTTTGTCCTGTCTTGACAGGCATAGGGTGGACCTGTTGTTGCTCGATATGGGCCCGGGAATAGATGGCAGGGAAATCTGCGCCAGGGTCTTTGCCAATAGTCCTGAGCAGAAAACTATTATTACCACTGGCCATGGGGGCATAGACGATATGGAGGATCTTCAGGGATTGGAAATCAGTGGGGTAGTGGGAAAACCCTACAGTGTTGGTAATATGGCCTCGGTTGTCTCTGCGGCCCTGGCCTCTTGTCGCAATGAGTGA
- a CDS encoding TIGR02285 family protein: MLIIPEIQARQSLTWLAADAPPMCICRGAYRGQGYLDLIQGQITEKLSSYDVDKNSANISRHYELWKDGAEVCSIGYKTADRQKIAYYSQPILRTLPAVLVVSRDKAALFSGLQVISLKKLLQRGDIVLGRSHGRSYGGPLDKIFNQYGTKKNIFNYEGDGISRNFFEMLALNRIDAIVCQPSELIYLTKRLGLSGQFLTFDIEENRGTVEANSVYVICSKTDWGKRVISRVDKLVADPQIKLHFHYAYEYWLNSKYLELYSGNAAKTYAH; encoded by the coding sequence TTGTTAATCATTCCAGAGATTCAGGCCAGACAGTCGCTTACCTGGCTGGCAGCGGATGCTCCGCCCATGTGTATTTGCAGGGGCGCCTATCGTGGTCAGGGCTATCTGGACCTTATTCAGGGACAGATAACAGAAAAGTTATCCTCCTACGATGTTGATAAAAATAGCGCGAATATATCCAGACACTATGAGCTTTGGAAGGATGGGGCGGAGGTCTGCTCAATAGGGTATAAGACGGCAGACCGACAGAAGATAGCCTATTACTCTCAGCCCATCCTTCGTACCTTACCTGCTGTTTTGGTGGTTAGCAGGGATAAGGCAGCGCTTTTCTCGGGTCTGCAGGTGATTAGTTTAAAGAAGCTTTTGCAGAGGGGAGATATTGTCCTTGGTCGCAGTCATGGTCGCTCCTACGGTGGTCCTCTTGATAAAATTTTTAATCAGTATGGTACCAAAAAGAATATTTTTAATTATGAGGGTGATGGCATTAGTCGCAATTTCTTTGAAATGCTGGCCTTAAATCGCATTGATGCGATTGTCTGTCAGCCCAGTGAGCTTATCTATTTGACCAAGAGGCTTGGCTTAAGCGGTCAATTTTTAACCTTTGATATTGAGGAAAATCGTGGGACTGTAGAGGCGAATTCTGTCTATGTGATATGTAGTAAAACGGATTGGGGGAAGAGGGTGATCTCCCGAGTTGACAAGCTGGTGGCTGATCCGCAAATAAAGCTACATTTTCATTATGCCTATGAGTATTGGCTCAATAGCAAATATCTTGAGCTTTACTCTGGCAATGCGGCGAAAACCTATGCCCATTGA
- a CDS encoding Lrp/AsnC family transcriptional regulator: MHLDKTDRKILNILQGNGRIRNSKLAAEIGISPPAMLERVKRLELSGIITGFTAQVDRDKVGYGLLAIIIVSVNLHQVSSLTAVKEKLKALDYVLECYQLTGDVDFMLKVAVKDMQTYTTFVNTQLSDIPGIQNVKTSFVLETLKSNNAITLAIDE; this comes from the coding sequence ATGCATCTTGATAAGACAGATAGAAAAATACTGAATATTCTTCAGGGAAACGGTCGTATCCGAAATTCTAAGTTGGCTGCAGAAATTGGTATCTCCCCTCCCGCCATGCTTGAACGGGTAAAGAGACTAGAGTTGTCCGGTATTATTACTGGTTTTACTGCTCAGGTAGATCGGGATAAGGTGGGATACGGGCTTCTTGCAATTATTATTGTCTCTGTCAATCTTCACCAGGTTTCCTCACTTACAGCGGTTAAAGAGAAACTGAAGGCTCTTGATTATGTTTTAGAGTGTTATCAGCTGACGGGTGATGTCGATTTTATGCTGAAGGTTGCTGTAAAGGATATGCAGACCTATACCACATTTGTTAACACCCAACTATCTGATATCCCTGGTATTCAAAATGTGAAGACATCTTTTGTCCTTGAGACGCTTAAATCAAATAATGCAATTACACTTGCAATAGATGAG